CAAATTTGAAGAGCATAATGTTTGTATAACAAATTTTATGAAGAACTTTATATTGGAATTCTGTTAACTTTGTATTCAAcgttattttaaaaggcaaagaaaatatTCCTTCCCAGTCTAGTTCAAATGTCTTTGTGTTGAGCATTTCGTTGAATTTTTTCATAGAGGTAGGGTTAGAAGAGATTTTAGAAGAAAACTTTTCATGCAATAGTTTCGATTGAATCTTTTCAACATCAAGGTGTAGTGAAAAACTATCCAAATCTGCATAACAATCGTGTAAAAGAGCTGCATTCTCATTTGTCTTTAACAATCTACGCCATTCCTCCGGGATGGCACAAAAGAGAATGAAAAGGAAATAATGATCAATAGGTGAGAGGTGTGCATGTTGTAGGTAAAAAAGCTGTTTAAGATTGCCATGTGAGTCGAGGAGGTTCCGAACAGTTATAATACCATCATCAGTTAACTTTTGGTTGAAAACTGAGTGGGATTCAATGCAAATGAACCTATtgttccataaaaaaaaaaatgttcataaATCTCCGAGGCTGAGGAAGGGCTTACACAGTTTAAGGAGGCCCATGTCATAATGcactctttgtaaaatttaggaAGGGTTATTGATAACTTGGAATAGTTGAAATTGCAGCGAAACAAAATTTTACCACCAACCTTCCTTAAATGAAAATCCAAGAAATACTGCCAACTGGCTGCATTTGGGGTTAGATTCTTCTTTATACACATGATTCTTTGAGCGGAGATCATCGAGTTCAAGTCAGGCATTTTAAGTCCACCTTTTTCTATTTGATTTATTAGAACCGGGCGTTTAACTCTATCTTTACCTTTCCAAACAAACGAAAATAACAACGTGtttattttcttaataaacTCTTTGTTACTTGAAATTAACGTCAGCCTATACAAGACCTTAGGTAAAGCAACGATTTAATAATTTGCACTTTTCCAATCAGCGTTAATCCTCTCCAACTCCATCCTTTTACCAATTGTTTTAATGATTTTTCAATTGATTCAAAATGTAGTTTACAAAACATTGATGTATTATAAGTAAAGTAAACACCTAgaattttaacatatctttCAAATTCGCAAATATCTAGTTCTAGGCTACTCGCAGTCTCTTTAGAGACTCAGTTTTATCGCTGTTAATCTTAAGGCCATTGTGTGTCCCGAATAAAATGATAACATTAAAAAGAGTAAGATAAGACTGTTTGTCTCGGACGAAGGTTgtcatatcgtcagcaaaatttactagttttatttcaattcctcccccccccccccccccactgtTATTCCTTTTATTCGATGATTGTTGCGGATGGATATTGCTAACAATTCGAGAACTATAATAAAAAGAGATGGCGATAAAGGATCACCCTGGCGAACTCCTCGTTTAACCTGGAAGGATGGTGTGAAAAAACCATTGCCAGTAACTACGCAACTCGATATATTCTTGTAAAATTTCCTGATCCATGTTACGAAGGACGCACCAAAGCCAAAAGTTCCAAGAGATTTCAAAAGAAAGTCCAACCTAAGAGAGTCgaatgccttttcaaaatcgACGGCAGACATTATTCCTTTACATCCCTTCATTTCCGTAAAGTCCATGACATCGTTAATTGTTCTAACCTCATCAAAAATTGTTCGTCCTTTCACAAATGCATTTTGATCGCGATGTATTATATATGGTAGGACCTTTTCTAATCTGCGATAGCCTTCGAGCCTATTTTTACGTCtacatttacaagaaaaattggTCTCCAGTTTTTTATCAGTCTTCTGTccctatccttttttttttaattaaggtttTAACAGCTTCTTTTTGTGACTTCGAAAGTTCGCCGTGATCATGAGAGTAGTTTAATGAGTCTACCAACAAATTACCAATctctggccaaaaaaaaaaagataaaattcttTGGAGAGTCCCTCATTCCCAGGGGCTTTGTTATTTCCAAAAGTAGAGAGGACTTTAAAACATTCAGAGTATGTTAACTGGCCATCACATATTTCCTCATATCATCGTTTAATTTCGGAATTGTTAAGGAGTCCACCAAGAATGGGCAGTGGGTATCAGTCTGAATCCCTGTCTTTTCGTCATAAAGATTCGAATAAAAATTGTGAACTTCATCTAATATGATATTCGCGTTTGTTATCTCTGCACCATTTGAGTTTAGCAGCCTCCccaaaaaacttttctttttattatgattttctaatttaaggaaatattttgtattcCTTTCACCTTGTTCATACCACCTGGCGCGCGACCAAATTATCGACCCCCTCACCACATAATCGTATTCTCTCTCGTAAACCGTTTTGCAGGCTTCAAGGTTTTCGAGGTTCTCAGTAAAAGGCGCCTCTGCAACTTTTTCCCAGCATGCCATTAGCTTTCCTTCAATTTCGTCAATCTTACTTTTCCTTGCACTAGCTTTTACTTTACTATATTTAATACTATCTTGACGAATCTTATACTTGATATAATCCCATTCAATTCTTTAATCTTCACAAAAGCTTATTTCTTCTAGCCATAGAGGAAAGTTGTCGCGCATTCTCTGGACAAACATTGGGTCGTCTAGGAGACTGATGTTAAGAAGGAGGGACCTCTGGGCTGGTCAGCCAAAGAATCCACCTCAAGAACGATAGCGGAATGATCTGATTTGATGCTGGTTATACTGGTTATAACCAGTATGTACTGGTTATACTGTATAAGTAAATCTTCCAAAACCTTAACTGATTCTTTTAAAGTAGTGATCCCTCCCGAGCAATCTAAAGAAGGTTGCAAGGCAACATTGAAATCTCCCCCAATTACAAACTTATAATTGGACTCTCGGAGTACCTCAACGGAAATAAGATCAGAtaaaaggaaaggttacgtttatacaaacgttgcagcggcggagatctaacccgaaggtcgtggcttcaattcccaccctggtgagagtttttctctgtccttgtgtgggcccatttccatcagtagggctaacgctcacatggttcatatgggatagaaatcgagcacttcacattacaccctattcagttaactctgtttaagaTCAGATAAAGCCTGGAAGAATGAGGATTGATTCGACGTTTTATAGAGTTCtaaagtgtgacgtcacgttGCCATGGCGCTAAAAAAATCAGTTCTAAACAACTCAGATAATCTCTTGCGCGTGGGTCAAGTCGTGTTTGTCTCCACTTTGTCTTGAGGTCAAAACGCTTATTAACCCTGTGTTTTAGCACAAAAGAGGCCACAAATTAAAGGAGAACAGAGAGGGTAAAAACGACAAAGACTATTTGATCATTATCGGTTTTTGCCCAAAGAAATTTATCAGAACGGACACAAATGGTCTACTGCTTTGCTCCGACGTGCAGTCATTCATCAGAAAGCCACACTTGCAAGTTCTTTGCATTTCCAAGCGATAAGAAGGAAAAAGAGGAATACAAACGATGGATCCGCCTGATAAGGTTTGTTATGGCACTAATAATTATCTTTTTGCTAAAAGAACATCATACATTTGGCAGTTTTTTTGCGAGTGTGCGATTTCCACCGACTCGGAATACTGAAGTTATTTTGACAAATGTTTGATGAACAATCGCAGGCAGTGTTTAGTTTGTGGTCACTGAGTACGTATTTTCCTTGCATTTTGATCTGTGAAAAACCTAGAATACAACTGTGCTAACATGTGTTTGCTTTCAAAACGTATAATTTTTCAGTGCCCAAATTATTTCAATGTTGTTTGTGTTATGAAAAGGCGGCCGCCGCTTGATTTATATAATCTAGAGCTTTTTGAATGGACTTCAGGAGTTGAAAAATTTAAACGAATTTTGAGTAATTTAAATCGTGCCAAGTATTTAAGATTAAGTTCCGTTATATGTTTCTTTGAAATAGGAGGAAAGACAGAGAGCCAAGTAAGCATTCCAGAGTGTGCAGTTGTCATTTCACGGATGGATATAAACAATATGGGCCCACGATTTACGAAAGAAATCGAGATAAGATATTTCCTAGTGAAGGAGGAccaccaaagaaaaagaaaaaagtaacagCTGAAAAGAAAACTGTGAAAGAAATGGTGGCTGAGGCAATCAGAGGATCTGAGCAGCAGCCCACTGATAATGACATCAAACAAGAATGTTGCAACAAGACAACAAATGAGATAATACTGGAAGCAGAATTAGATCAAGCCAGGGAGGAACTTCAGGACaggcaagaaaaagaaagctacGCACAAAAACACTACAACGTTTCGGGACTAAGTGCAGAGGTTCTTAGAATGGAAACAGGGCTTCCGACGAAAGACGTTTTTAACATTGTAGTACTTCATGCTTTAGGATTCAAAGATTGTATTGTTTATTATTCCGGTTGGAGAGTAGAGTCCATTAATTTTGAGGACcagatttttattattttaatgaaactCAGACAAAATTATACCAACCTGCACCTTGCACAGCTTTTCAGCTGCAGTGTGGCAACAATAGCTAATATTGTGACCACTTTCATTCATGTTTTGCATTCTATATTGTTTCGTGACATCATGACAACCATTCCATCCAGGGAAAAAAATGTGTTATGTGCACCATCTTCTTTTTCTGAGTTTACGTCTTGCAGAATTGTCATTGATTGTACCGATGTGGAGATTGCAGCCCCGGGGTTAATGAGTCAGCAAAATGCTACCTATTCAAGCTACAGGGGCATGAACTCTTTCAAAGTAATTGTTGGGGTTGCACCAAATGCAGTAATAACTTTTGTTAGCAAATTGTACCCTGGGTCTATTTCTGATAAAGCCATAGTACAACAGTCAGGTCTGTTGAACCATCTTGTTGCAGGGGACATGGTTTTAGCCGACAAAGGCTTCCTTATTTAGGACATTTTGCCAAATGATGTTTCTCTCAACATTCGACCTTTTTTTAATAATGGTGTTTTCACTGAAAGtgaagcaaagaaaacaaaatccaTTGCTAGAGCAAGGATCCATGTAGAGAGGGCAAATGCAAggttaaagaattttaaaattttaactttcatcCCATATTATTTAAGATGTTATGCTGATGTTATTTTTCAGTTATGTGCTGCACTGGTTAATTTACAATTTCCACTTATCAAAGAGGGGTGTGAGGGAACAGAGTTTGAGTAATCTAAGTACATGTTTGCCTGTTATCAGTAAACAAAAATCATGGTCATTGTATGGCAGTTCTGAGTCAGTCGAATTACCTTTCTTCAGTTATGTGTATGCTACTAAATACGTAAACACAGACATAAACAATTAGTCAGGATGCCACTATTATTGCAAGACATTTAATAGTAaaccttattttatttttcttagtaCAAAATTATAAAGATTAAACAACTTGCACTCTTGACTCTTTGCTACTCAAATTTACAATCTTATTTTTTATCTCTTAAAAATTTAGTCCAATGGCCCAATACATTTCCCAAATCTCCACTGGGGCAATGGTTACACTGCATGACAATGGTGGAGAAAAGTTACCCGTTTTGCCTTCAAAACGCAACCAAAGTTGCTTGCTGTTAATCTGCCCCTTCTCGTTAAATGCCAAGTTGGGTTGTTTCTCTGTCCAATTGTAATGTCacttattttaaaaatgtaCTCATCTGGAATCTTTGCCTGTCTTACTAAGCAATCAATTTGTTGCTGCGATCCTTGTGTTTTAAGAAACTCCTCCGAGTAAATGATATCCTCAATTGTCGGAATGGGAAGCTTACTGACAGTAGCTGGTTCAGGGCTCATAAGCCAACAAAGGTCAGTAAACCTCCCATACTCCTTTAGGTCCCTGTAAAGGGCAGACCGATCAGACTGGGTAGGGTTTCTTGACAAACAGGAATACTGTTTTGTTGGAGGGAACATTTCTTCGACGGCTTGCCAAGAGAGTGGTGTGCTTGCTTTGCGTTTCTTCCAGTTGCATTCAACATCTGTTCGGCTGAGGTTGTAGATGCCATGAATGAAAAGTGCAGCCGCATGGCTGCACTTAAACTTCCCCCTTGGACACTCACACTCACTTGATCTTATGGCATTCTCACTATTTAAGTAAACCTAGGAAATCAGAAAAAACTACGCTTATGAGCATGAAAAGCAACTTTCAAATACTTCTTATAAAGACtccaaacaaaagaacaattccTTGTATCGAACAAACTAACACACCAATGCACATCGAACGAACTTAACAACAAAGTATATCGATGGCAAAGTTTGCGCATCTACTTATTCCACAATTGAATTATTACGGAAAAGAACTGCTATCAACCTAAAAATCTCACTGAGAAGCATTTCAAAGCAGCAAATAAATAACAAGCGACGTTTGTACTGTAGTGAGTGTTAGTTGAACCCTTTCCACTCACCGCGACTTTGTAGACTTTGTTTCGCATGCTTGCGTGCACGTCTCCTCTTAAGATACCATGACTATACGTAAATGACTCCACATGACCTGATTTGTAATGGTTTTCGCCCTTCTTAATAGACTTCTGCTCTTCCCTGAAGAAAGAAATGAGCGACGCGATCGAGAGTGCCGACATTTTGTATGGATTCGGTCACGCTTTGGGCCTTTGTTTAGAACTGATTTTTTTAGCACCATGGTAACGTGACGTCACCGCTTTAGAACTCTATTTGGcgcatatatatttattaaaagaaaaggggTGTCTTGAATTATTGATTCTACGATCAGATACCTGCCTTCATTGTCAACACGCGACGATATAAGCTTGAAGTCTAACGACTTATGAACAAGGATAGCCACCCCACAGCTATGATTAGAACCATGCGAAAAGAAAAACTCACCGGGTCATTGTTTTCTCCAATGATTAGCAATTTCAACCGTGCTATACGTTTCCTgtagaaaataaatatctgcGCTCTGATTTATCAGCCAATTAAGTATAGACATTCTTTTTTCGAATGCACGAATACCTCGAACGTTTAGCGAGATGGCTTTGAACTTTAAGTTTTTGCGATCCATGATTGCAATTTGCGGTATTTAAAACTGATTGCATGGAAGACAAAAGCTATCACCCCCAACAGGACAGTTGAAATCAGGTAAACCAAAAGGTGCGAATATATAAGAGCACTCACGAACACACGACGCTTAATTATAAGAAATTTAAACGTAGCCAGTAAGAAAAGACTGTTGAATGCTACGCTAGATTGGGTCGACCTCActcgagaaaaaaaagaaacattcgtTAACACAACATAAAGCAAGTTACGAATACGAAAAACTATTAGTCGATATGGCGCTGGCATTCCAAACGCTGTGAAAGTGTTGAAATGGATTCTAACTGCATTTAGACACTGAATTTGCATATAGGGGAAAAATGGGAAATTATAATACGTTTTGAATGGGTTCCAAAAAGGCATATTCGAGTGTTAtagtgttttggaaattaaataaattatggaTATTGGATTATTTTAGATATTCAGGTACATTTTCGAAACTAAAACGTTCACCGGTGACGTACAGAGTAACGACCTTTGACTTTTGCCTGAGTCGTATTATGCTCATTGCGAGCCTTCATCATCGCCTTAATTAAGACTTGGCGTTCCTTTTGAATGGCCCTCGCGTAATCTTCTATGATATATGCGTCTCTGTGTACACTCGATTCCTTAATCTTACCTGTCTTTGACCAAACCTTGTCTCGATCTTCACGACAGacggagtaactgcagaatcaACAGGAGCAGACAAACCTTGCTACAATGGGCCTGCATCTAACTCCATCTCTCTTACCTATTCGGTGAAATGGGTGAAATCTTAATTGGGAGATATCTAAACCAAGGTCTCTTCCAATGGTGTCATAAATAACCTTTTGCAATCTTCACCTTCATGTTCCTTTATATTATTAAGTCTCACGTTCTCTCTACTAGTGTACTGTTCAAGGTATATATTCTGTTCCACTTCTTCTTTCAGGGACTGTTCCAAAATAGTTATCTTCGCCGTTAAAAGTTCCATTTCCGAAGGGCGTTCTTCTGTTTCCTTCTTGAGTTGTTCCTTAAAGGTATCAACTTCGTCTTGCGTGAAATTCAAACTCTTTTCGAGGTCTTTTATAGTACGGCTCATTTCTTTAATATCCGATTTGAATTCGCTTCGTAGTATGTCTAGGTCACCATGTAATCTGGCAAGACCCTCAGTGACCAATCTTTTAAGGCACTCGATTGACTCTTTCAGTTCTCTATAGAGATCGTTTTCTGTACCAAGATCCTGACCAGCCATTTCTTCGTCGTTTGCCGATGAACTCGAGCCAGGTTTTGACTGCTTTTTTCCCATATAAACTTGAAATACTGCGTTACATTACTGACGATGCAttctataaaataataaaactacTTAGCATCCTCACAGAATAGTTCTTTTGGCTTAGAAATCCATTTCTTAAGCAAGCGCTAAGAGCCACGTGTGAAGGCCATGACAGTCGGCCCAATCCCCCTCAGTTGCAATTGTGGCTCATCCTGTAATCTTCTGCTCCCACTTTCTCTTTATTCCCTTCATCTTTTCCCCCAACCCTTCTTCGATTACTGAAAAAAGACTTTTCCTAGTCTTCTCCTTCATGTCTACCACTGCATCCAACAGTCTTAGCATATTCTTTCAGATCTTTACTTCCTATCTGGCTTTTTTTGTACCCTTAACACCTTAATGTTCTTTTTCCTAAGGAGGGGGGAGTTAAGGGGTCctgtattgcaaaaaaaaaaacccttcagaACTTGtctgtaacaataataataataaaaccacCTCTTCTAATCTCCTACAATCACTGAAAGAACTGCATTCATAGTGTAGCAGCGGATGGAGACTAACTTCTACGCCATGCATACCTTGTTACCGTAATTCTTGCACAAATAGGTCACACCCACCTGCAATCTCACCACAAAACCCTTCCATAGTTCCGTAAGTCTATTAGAATCTGAAACCGTCTTCCCAGTGCTAGAGGTAAGTCACAATCTCTAAGAGCCTTAAGAGCCTTTAAGAGCCGTTGTCAGTAAATGTCGAGAATCCAGcgccagataaaaaaaaaatcccgaaAATCCCTTTTAGTGATCTACTTTCTAATTGTTATCAAAAAGTTCCAAAGATTTTTGGTTTTAGCGCAAAATAGGAAAGTTAAAAGTTGGCCTAAACCCGCCTGACGGCCGCTTTGAAATTATGCACATTGGGCATTTTCAAAACGCCGGTGCAAAACAACGAAAGCTTGTCTATCGTCCAATTTTACATGAGTTATTTCAAAATTTCTTATACTTACTTTCAACCTACATTCCCTTTGATTTAAGCTTTCTTTGCAATATATTAACCTGCGCAAAGAAGGCAATGTTTTGTACATTGCTGACGCCGTAAATTGTACCATATTTTAGAAAGCTGTAAGAACAACGGTTTATATATTTATAGGATGtaaaagaattattttaaaagaacAATTCTTCGTGTTTTGGCATattaaaagcttctttttggccCGCGAAAGGTGAGCGCGCTAGACGAAAATATTGTGGTCACTTTTAACGTATTTCACACTGTTACTTTATCCCCATTTTGTATCGATTCTCACATTCGTTCAGCCCGAAAAGCCTCGGTgcggaaaaaaaaagccttgttTTAGGTGATGCGGTTATCTTCATTACATTTTTGTCTGTTCTTCCTTCTGACTGGATAGatttttgtttgcattcattCACGAAAACAAACCTAAACTATTCCGCCATCCGACATCAGATTTTATCGCAAAGATGTTTTTATCAGTCTGAAAGCTTGCATTATCCTAGTTTGCGTTAATTGAATCATTATTTACTTCAGAAAATTTCCTATCATTACAGTCATCTACAATTGAAAGCTGTTTTTTTACAGAGAATTATTGTAGACAGGTGAACCCTTGTTGTTAAAATTATAGCAAGTGATTACATAAGCCAAGAGCGTGATATCTACTCGTCTTCCTCGAACTAATTTTGTTGGAGCTTATTAGTAACTGAAAATGCTGATCCTGTAATAACCAAACCGACCTAAGTAACAGTTACTACGCAATCCAAAGCAGTTGGGATACTCATGAATCAAGTTTGTGCTGAGACGCGACAACTCGGTGTTGCGCGAGTAGTATGCACAACAATGGCATCTTGCAGCTTTTCATCTTTACTTCACACACCTTCAATTTGTGGACCAAGCGGAAGAGATCCATTAGATGTGCAATGCGTCACATTTGAAAAGGTTTTAAAAGCGGACACAATTTGTGACGCAAAGACGTTACTTTTGGCAAGACCAGGTACAGTTTTGTTACTGGTTTTGTTAATAGCCATTTTAAGAAATTACGCgtttttgaaactgtttgcATTCATTGCATATTGTTTTAGGAATATTTAAAGTGAATAGTTCCCACTTAGCAGTGACGATATTTCCTTACCATCGAGAGATGTATGGTCTCCGTTGGAGAGGTGGGAAAGTGAGATGTGTTCCAATGGAGGTGGTAGGACACAAAGTTCCAAAAGCTAAAGGCGATCGGGGGTTGAGCAGTACGGAATCtatatttatttcattaacACTGGGGACGTTTCACTCTGTTGAATCTTGTAAGCCACGGtttcgtttatttatttatttagcagATCTCTTAAAAGtaaagttgaaaaacaaattccGCGAGGTTCACTTCCACAGGCGTAGCCAGTAATTTTCATACGGGGGGTCACACCGTGTCCAGCAAAGGGTACTCACCAGAAAAATGTGAGGACCCCTTTTGATACGAATTTAGGCAGTAAATATCATAGCTCCGTCTGAAATTGGGTCAGGTTGGGGTGCCTTCTATAACCAGGATCTGGAATTGTATATTTTGCTTAAGTATTCTACCTCTTGAAAACAACGGGTTAGAAATTAAACAAGGTAAAGACAAGCAGATATTTTGGTATATGTTTCGCCTAAAACGGTGAGTTTTGGTTTCAGGAAGCATACCGCACCGGACACCCCACTTCCCTTCTCCCGGGTGTCTTTATCGAAATCGGGGTGCTTGTAATAACTGATGAAGTATTTGGCTCAGCTTAAAAACACAGAACGCGTTAGAGCTGGCGAAAGCTGCATTGAGTTAACTAAAGGAATTATTTTTCTGTATCTGTTTGAAATACTCTCCAAGTATTCCGGCTAAAAAGAGACCATCTGAAGATACTAATAGAAAGCGCACCTTCAGTGAGAGAAGTGCACCTCTCCCTGGACGTCTCCACTGCCCTAACCCCTCCTGAAGGGTACATGCCTAAGGGGAAAAGTAGGAAAAGGCGTCATGGCAAACCAACATCAGTAGGTTAAATAAAAATTCCTCATTTCATCACTGCGTTTCAGTAAGCAACCCCACGTCCAGGTGATTCTGTGTAACAGATGTCACTCGGGAAGTGTCAAGGAAATGCTTAAGGGATA
The genomic region above belongs to Montipora capricornis isolate CH-2021 chromosome 5, ASM3666992v2, whole genome shotgun sequence and contains:
- the LOC138048722 gene encoding uncharacterized protein gives rise to the protein MSALSIASLISFFREEQKSIKKGENHYKSGHVESFTYSHGILRGDVHASMRNKVYKVAVYLNSENAIRSSECECPRGKFKCSHAAALFIHGIYNLSRTDVECNWKKRKASTPLSWQAVEEMFPPTKQYSCLSRNPTQSDRSALYRDLKEYGRFTDLCWLMSPEPATVSKLPIPTIEDIIYSEEFLKTQGSQQQIDCLVRQAKIPDEYIFKISDITIGQRNNPTWHLTRRGRLTASNFGCVLKAKRVTFLHHCHAV
- the LOC138048928 gene encoding uncharacterized protein, which encodes MVYCFAPTCSHSSESHTCKFFAFPSDKKEKEEYKRWIRLIRRKDREPSKHSRVCSCHFTDGYKQYGPTIYERNRDKIFPSEGGPPKKKKKVTAEKKTVKEMVAEAIRGSEQQPTDNDIKQECCNKTTNEIILEAELDQAREELQDRQEKESYAQKHYNVSGLSAEVLRMETGLPTKDVFNIVVLHALGFKDCIVYYSGWRVESINFEDQIFIILMKLRQNYTNLHLAQLFSCSVATIANIVTTFIHVLHSILFRDIMTTIPSREKNVLCAPSSFSEFTSCRIVIDCTDVEIAAPGLMSQQNATYSSYRGMNSFKVIVGVAPNAVITFVSKLYPGSISDKAIVQQSGLLNHLVAGDMVLADKGFLI